The stretch of DNA atcagctaacaaccatttaccaattAAACAGGGCTAACGTATTTTGCATTTGAACCATATTATaagtgtttaatattttgttattgacatttctaaaatcATTTGAATTACCCGTCTGCGCCTACTCACATAATTTtcattaacaaaataatatttttatacccTAAATTAGAGTAGTTATATTGTTTCACAGTCAAATTAAATTAGCACATGCAAAATACGTTTAAAGTTTGATAGACCTTAGCTCTGCAATTAAGTTTCCTTTTAAAGTTTTCCAGCTCCACGAGAGGAAGATGGTTTCATTATGCATCTGGAGACGAATTATAAAAGCAGATATacccaaaataattttatgattatctttaagtaaataataatattgaaaaaagggaaaatttaatttgtaatccGATCCGCCCCTTGCTCGGATTCAGTTTTATAACCTAAATATAAGTAATAACAGCGTAGCAGTTGTATTACAACTCAAATACACCAAACCTTATTCGATCATCCCTATATATGTTCTCAGATCTTTCCCTAATTGCTAGAAGCATTGAATTGTTCCATCTTTGAAACTACTCGATCTCGATGGAGAATTGCAAATTGCCAAGGGATATGGTGGTTGATATTTTATCGAGATTACCGGTAAAGTCTCTTATGCGATTTAAGTGTGTTTCTAAATTTTTCTATGATTTGATAAAAAGTGATCACCACTTCATGAACAAACACTATGAGATCAGCAAAGCAAAAACCGATTGTGTTCTTTTAGAGGCTTATTGGGATGAGGCTGGTTGGAATGCTAAACAATATTATTTGCTTTACAAAGAATCTGAGGATAATGAGATTGGATGCATATACTTAGACATCCCAAGAACCCCAACCTCAAGAGTGGTGTCGGTTAAGTGTTGTAAAGGTATGTTATGCTTGATTTCGACCAAGGATTTTAGACTTAAACCTGATGAATACCTTGTTTATGATATTTTGATATGGAATCCATCCATTAGGAAAGCTGAAGTCTTACCCTCGGTTACCATCCCTTACAGAGCACCTTGTGATGCAGGTGTATATAACCATTTTGGATTTGGAATTTCTAACAACATGACTTGGAAGGTTGTCATACTATTAGATATTTGTTCTTTAGATGGCAGTACTATTCACCAAATCACAATGGTTTATAGTAAAGATCATAGTGATTCTTGGAGTTTGAGACAAATTAATCCGGTTATATCTTGTAGAGATATTTCGttcaatgatttttatttaaaagggaGGCACTATTGGCGGGCCCACGAAAGGTATTACGACGATGATGAATACTTCATCAATGATGAATGCTTGATTTGGTTTGACATGAATGATGAGGTGTTTGGGACGATTGAGTTGCCATCTAATTTGTGTACCGTCTCAATAATGAATGAGACTGTTGCTTTACTTGTGAGTAATTACAAGAATTTTGAATGCATTATTGATATTTGGTTAATGATTGAAAATGACGACAATACTAATTGGCGTTATCAAGCAAGCATAGATTGCGctcaattcaatatatataataatctttCACATTCGACACCAATAGGAATTTGGAATGTGGATGGTGAATTGCTTGCATTTGTAGACTGTGATTGGGATGGTTTGGAACCGGATCATGTTGGAGTACCATACTTCGTATCTCTAGATTTGGTAACTCAAGAAAGGAAGGTATTCTCTTTAAGTAGAGAAAGGAAAAGTATTACTATGGCATCAAATTCAACTACGGGCCATTTTCAAGTTTACAACGAGAGGAATATTGATATACTAGAAGAATGGAAACACAAAATTTTTGGCCGTGAGGGAATATATGCTCGAGTCTACTACGAAAGTCTACATTCACCATAAGATACATTGTTTATTTAATTCTCTCAGTCTTGTGCACGGAGCTATGTGATAGTGGAGTAAGATatcttcatgtttttttttttttttgaaaactacgaAAGTCCTACTCTTTATATGCATTAACAAGatgatatttttgaaatatgatttGTAATTACATCAAGGTTGGTGTGATTTATTAGTCggatggttattattattattattattatttttaaattatgaaataattccCTTCCCTTGAAGTGTGCTTTTGCAATATTGGaaatcatatgtatatatgtatattcacatcttcttttaaaaaaaatcgtaGATGTCATTAACTACTTTGATCTATAATACCACACATTAAAGTGGGCtttaatattagaaaaattcataaaataattcattttcatgatTACAAAAATGTAAGATAATAAGCAAGTTATGGGGTTTTTTTTATTCGATTAACTCTGTTAACAATCACACCGAATtactcaaatttgaaaaatgtcgtgaccattttttaattaactcaattttttattttttatttttttgcggTTAATTGGTTAGTTAATCGAAATAGAATAGTCATTACATAAGTATTTAACAAATATAGTAAACATATGTGTGatattaaacataaatcttTACAAGTTCTTATCAAAGCGTATcgcttttgaaaaataaaaatgttcaatGAATAAAGGTAGTCTTATAAAACACTCTATAATCTATATAAAACTTATTGcttcaattattatatattaaattcaaaatatttttgaaagtgTGTGTAAGAAAATAATGTCTCTTATTACTAATTATGCATCCTATAATTCCAtctataattttacatttatttttcttttttgtgtatttttgctatttttttatttattaggaAACTTTTATGCATGCATTGTGCGCGGATGACTGCAATTGGTATTTCCTAGACATGTGATTCTCATATGATCTGTCTCATATACACGCACAAAAGTATTATTTGACACTAGGATAGCGCGCCCCTTTTTCCTTTCAAACGGCTTATTTCTTGACTTTATCAAAAGCACCAAGAATCAAAAGCACCAAGAATCATTTTATTAAGCTGCTCCCTCTATTTCTCAGTATTGATAAACATGAAAATTGGAATCACATCTCGGATCATTATTTACTTGAGTGCAATcaattaaatgtaaatttagactcatactaaaaagaaagaaatattaGAAGTCCCAATGGTGTGTTGTTGTGTCTGTTAACACATAATCTTTTTAAggtggactgcacatttatgttatatatatattgtatgctcaacATGTGGacaataatcttttttttttttccgggtggtaccaaattgaaacatgtgctccatttcaactaagctgatagttggactgcacatttatgttaatatatattatatgctcaagaCGTTGAAGTTGAGAAAGTGATGATATTGTGAAATTAAACCATTAATTCAACTCGCCACATGTGCTCAAACTTAGTCTTGTGGCCCTCCATTAATTCAGCCTAATTCGGTGGGGATTCCCTTGTATAAAAGGGCTTTGTCTTAGCATTACAGGACATCTTCATCATACTTTGTCTAAATAATTATTGTAATAGCACTACACACTTCTTGTATTCGTCCTAACACGAATTATCAATATAATTTGTCTCCGTGACTTATGGTATTATCATTTtgctattacattttcatatcaGTTATTCGTTCTTAATAATTGGATTGAATAATTCGGGAcacccgggttaattaaatccatcattggtgctcTCATTGAGAGCTCGACATACAGGCTCGAGTGTGCTCCACAATCCAAATGGCGAGATTCAACTCTCCCTATTTCTACAATTCTTTAAACCCCAATGGGCTTTTCGAAGCAGATGAGTCACTATGTAGTTGTTGTACAATGTACACATAAGCAGATGAGTCACTATGTAGTTGTTGTACAATGTACACATGGTTATCAACTCATTGATAGACCAATCTACTTTATGTGTGTTGTAAGAAATCTTAAAGGGGCTATATTCTTGAGGAAGGGTATTAAgtgcaaaatgcaccacaaaagtATCTGGTAAAATGATTTCCAGCTTCTTTAGTTGAGCTGCAATATCCCTTACTTGCATGATGTGTTTACGCGTGCCCTTAACAGTGGTAAGACGAAGATTGATAAATCGCATTATTAGAGTACTTGCCGATGATTTCTTTGAGTCAACAAATTGATCATCAATGGCCTTGAGCAGAGGCTTGGTTTTCTGAATTTCCTCAATGGAACCACGAATTTCTCTCGAAATTTTTGACTTAATGAGGTGCACACATAACCGATTGGATCTCTCCCATCGTGCACGAAGCTGCTTGGCTTCGTCAGTGCTTTCTGCAGTAACCTCGGAGGGTTCCTCATTCAGAACAGCGTAATCTAACTCTAATAATCCCAAATGTAGGAGAATAGCATTTTCCACTCTTTGTGATTATCGTCGTTAAGCAAAGGAACATCAATAGTTATGGTTTGAGTGACGGGTAGAGTTGCTGTAAAGAGTAACAATGAATGCTtggttagaattttttttttttgaggcaaaaatatagagagagagactgAAGTGCATATTGTTACCAATGTAAGTTATGCAAAAGATAGACtcgtatgccataaaaattgcctgtgggctaaatttttacgcacAATGAATCTATCAAGACTGAATGGTGGAAATAGAATGAGTAcgatttttatttgattttccacccttaatgacaaaactaccaaactatatgccgatacataatccctgtgggcaaattatgatcatagtttcgtatttcatcctaattaacactacaaatacaacaaaattgcctgtgggcgaaattttatcatattacgCAGAGTTAACCACAATATTCTTGCCTTAACTTTATGTGAGTAAAACTTAAGATGTAATTTTGGTAAATTgaagatgctgtggctactctttaatcgaccaaaattaaatattatcacattggcaagaaaatcctaacaaacaaattgaaccaaatcatgatagacaatccttaggtatactcccaggaaagttggtaggtgctaaggctcctttaaaaaccaactccttagacagagtagcgtcgcaaggggactagtagcaatatgacTGAAGGCACTATGACAGtttcagccagcaaggcgttttaagccagggccatagaactagtattcctccccaagaaacttccctaattcATGTGTTCTCAtgtttgaagtaaaatcgtttgagAGTTCTATAAGATTGTTGGTTCACCTATGGATAAGGCTTTTAATAGGGTGAACTATCTTTGTGATTCTTTAATGTGCCCTTAAATAGACACAACCGAAGAGTAATAATATGCTCAATATATCCttaaaggctctaaattcacctaaaaggcactatatcatgcataataaacatttaattcagacctaaaaggctctaaattcatcctattaacatgcttttctaaaggcataattataacatcaaataattattgcaataaagatacatagcatgctcagattatgcatattattaattcatacttcataattaaattgcaatacttaaggcaatttaatataatcctcaaattaaattaaaattcaatagcAAATGTAAACTAATATTTgctcaaaattgaataataatttaatgaggaattaaattgaacaattaaatatAGAAGAATCAAAAAATGATGTAGGAAAAACACTAAAGCAAgcccatatataattatagtgaGCCCAAAAGTTAAAGCATGTCCAAATGACTTAAACAATCTAAATGGgcccaattataatttttttttttatataagtaTAATGGGCTTGGCCGAATTGGGCCAAACCCAAACTAATACAATTTCCCTTTATCATTCTTCTTCCACTAgttcaaaattttctttgacCCATCAAAATAGGCCAAGCCCAGAACATAATATAAGGTTATGTATCAGCAATTTAGCCATAAACCTTTAGCCATAAACCTAGTTGCTAATCATCAGTTATACACGCAGCAGCTTCACAAGAAAGAGAAACGCGGAGAAGCAGAGAGAGAGACGCGGAGTCGCTGGCACATCGCTGAAGAGAGGTCGCCGGAAAGCAGCACCGCCACCGCCTTCTCTTCTCCCTTGCCGACGCCATCACCGATCGGAGGAAGATGTCGCCGCCGGAGGAGAGTCGGCCGAGCCAACGCCACTGTTGGCGAAGGGACCGGAAGATCGCCGGAGAACTCGCCACCGCCACTGGCCACGCCGCTGGCCACGCTCACCACCGCTAGCAGACGCCATCGCCACCGCCGACACGCACCGGCATGTCTCCGCGGTCGTGAATAAATTTTGCGGTAGgtttattttataacatttatttCGAAATTGGTTCATTCATATTTCGAAAAACACATAACAATATTTTCGAATAAATtttcatgtatgtatatacacatatgaaaACTAGATATAAATGTATATGTGGATACGGAAAATATTACTACTTAATATGCAAATATTGAGCAGAAATTTGCTTCTAtatgtgtacatatattaaatccaaatatatatgtactgtaaaagcaaagcacaaatatatatgtatgcttttaatataataaatatattcatattgcaTACACATTCAAACTAANNNNNNNNNNNNNNNNNNNNNNNNNAAAGAAACACTTCTGTATCTTCTTAATGTCAACTTTTGGGGGCAGTTTGCCCTTAGCTGCTACGGTGGATCCCTTGGACTTTCCAGATTTTCTTTTATACTTTGTTGTGGCCATTAGAGCGTTTTCAAGCAGATGAGTCACTATGTAGTTGTTGTACAATGTACACATGGTTATCAACTCATTGATAGACCAATCTACTTTATGTGTGTTGTAAGAAATCTTAAAGGGGCTATATTCTTGAGGAAGGGTATTAAgtgcaaaatgcaccacaaaagtATCTGGTAAAATGATTTCCAGCTTCTTTAGTTGAGCTGCAATATCCCTTACTTGCATGATGTGTTTACGCGTGCCCTTAACAGTGGTAAGACGAAGATTGATAAATCGCATTATTAGAGTACTTGCCGATGATTTCTTTGAGTCAACAAATTGATCATCAATGGCCTTGAGCAGAGGCTTGGTTTTCTGAATTTCCTCAATGGAACCACGAATTTCTCTCGAAATTTTTGACTTAATGAGGTGCACACATAACCGATTGGATCTCTCCCATCGTGCACGAAGCTGCTTGGCTTCGTCAGTGCTTTCTGCAGTAACCTCGGAGGGTTCCTCATTCAGAACAGCGTAATCTAACTCTAATAATCCCAAATGTAGGAGAATAGCATTTTTCCACTCTTTGTGATTATCGTCGTTAAGCAAAGGAACATCAATAATTATGGTTTGAGTGACGGGTAGAGTTGCTGTAAAGAGTAACAATGAATGCTTggttagaattttttatttttttttgaggcaaaaatatagagagagagactgAAGTGCATATTGTTACCAATGTAAGTTATGCAAAAGATAGACtcgtatgccataaaaattgcctgtgggctaaatttttacgcacAATGAATCTATCAAGACTGAATGGTGGAAATAGAATGAGTAcgatttttatttgattttccacccttaatgacaaaactaccaaactatatgccgatacataatccctgtgggcaaattatgatcatagtttcgtatttcatcctaattaacactacaaatacaacaaaattgcctgtgggcgaaattttatcatattacgCAGAGTTAACCACAATATTCTTGCCTTAACTTTATGTGAGTAAAACTTAAGATGTAATTTTGGTAAATTgaagatgctgtggctactctttaatcgaccaaaattaaatattatcacattggcaagaaaatcctaacaaacaaattgaaccaaatcatgatagacaatccttaggtatacttccaggaaagttggtaggtgctaaggctcctttaaaaaaccaactccttagacagagtagcgtcgcaaggggactagtagcaatatgacTGAAGGCACTATGACAGtttcagccagcaaggcgttttaagccagggccatagaactagtattcctccccaagaaacttccctaattcATGTGTTCTCAtgtttgaagtaaaatcgtttgagAGTTCTATAAGATTGTTGGTTCACCTATGGATAAGGCTTTTAATAGGGTGAACTATCTTTGTGATTCTTTAATGTGCCCTTAAATAGACACAACCGAAGAGTAATAATATGCTCAATATATCCttaaaggctctaaattcacctaaaaggcactatatcatgcataataaacatttaattcagacctaaaaggctctaaattcatcctaattaacatgcttttctaaaggcataattataacagtcAATCAAATTATTGCAATAAAGATAcatagcatgctcagattatgcatattattaactcatacttcataattaaattgcaatacttaaggcaatttaatataatcctcaaattaaattaaaattcaatagcaaatgtaaacttaatatttgctcaaaattgaataataatttaatgaggaattaaattgaacaattaaataGAAGAAGCCAAAATGATGTAGGAAAACACTAAAGCAAgcccatatataattatagtgaGCCCAAAAGTTAAAGCATGTCCAAATGACTTAAACAATCTAAATGGgcccaattataattttttttttttataagtataatGGGTTGGCCGAATTGGGCCAAACCCAAACTAATACAATTTCCCTTTATCATTCTTCTTCACTAgttcaaaattttctttgacCCATCAAAATAGGCCAAGCCCAgaacataatataatttctttagcCATAAACCAATTTAGCCATAAATTGCTAATCATCAGTTATACACCAGCAGCTTCACAAGAAAGAGAAACGCGGAGAAGCAGAGAGGAGACGCGTCGCGGCACATCGCGAAGAGAGGTCGCCGGAAAGCAGCACCGCCACCGCCTTCTTCTCCCTTGCCGACGCCATCACCGATCGGAGGAAGATGTCGCCGCCGGAGGAGAGTCGGCCGAGCCAACGCCACTGTTGGCGCCGGAAGATCGCCGGAGAACTCGCCACCGCCACTGGCCACGCCGCTGGCCACGCTCACCACCGCTAGCAGACGCCATCGCCACCGCCGACACGCACCGGCATGTCTCCGCGGTCGTGAATAAATTTTGCGGTAGgtttattttataacatttatttCGAAATTGGTTCATTCATATTTCGAAAAACACATAACAATATTTTCGAATAAATtttcatgtatgtatatacacatatgaaaACTAGATATAAATGTATATGTGGATACGGAAAATATTACTACTTAATATGCAAATATTGAGCAGAAATTTGCTTCTAtatgtgtacatatattaaatccaaatatatatgtactgtaaaagcaaagcacaaatatatatgtatgcttttaatataataaatatattcatattgcatacacattcaaactaataactaggcagagattatattttgctctgataccaactgtaagaataaaactgaaacatataggatctaacctccagccatagtttgTGTTTGTTGTTGCCTGAATGAACTATGTTGCTTGCTGCCTTTGCTTGAATAAACTGTATttttctctcacttccactctatactctctggatggtgtatgagactgaattcttgagcagtgagaggttgaggtccttaaatagctgcagaccatcaatgcagcagaaatcccaaatgtcttcctacagttgtttgtaccacaaatggtttgtctcccaaatgaaaatgacaggtttggacttttattggacAAAACCTTTCATCTCCTTATTAGACAAAACCTTTCACAATCTCCATGCATAACCCTGTTGGTAATAGAAAAACCATCATGGCATAAGATGGACGAGATAGAAACTTGACATTCCAACTACGAACCCGGGACAGGATCCGGTCTTTAAGAAAACCCAAAATCTCTTTTTTCCTCCTTCCAACTAAAGAAGGTAGCCCCAAATATTTACTCGTAGTATTGCCCTCTGTAACCCCAAGAATCTGAACCACATCATTGCGAACTGGCTGAGTAACATTTGTACTGAAACACACTGCTGACttatcataatttattttttgaccaGATGCTGCAGAATAAACATCAAGAACAGCTCGCATACACAAACTTTCTTgacttataataatttatagtaGTATATTTATACTCcaaaaaatctcaaaaataatattgattgaaattttAGCAAATATGATATATCTATATTCAAACTTGTAGGATATCAAGATattggttgtttttttttttttcttttttaatgtaagactaaattttggtaaattaaaatgaatgatGGATGATAGAATTCATTTGTACTTTTACCTATTGATACATATGTTTGATATTAAACATAAATGTTTACAAGTTCTTATCAAAGCTATTACGTATcacttttgaaaaataaaaatgttcaatGAATAAAGATAGTATTATAAAACAGTCTATAATCTATATAAAACTTATTGCTTCAATTATAtgttaaattcaaaatatttttgaaagtgTGTGTAAGAAAATAATGTCTCTTATTACTAATTATGCATCCTATAATTCCAtctataattttacatttatttttcttttttgtgtatttttgctattttttatttattaggaAACTTTTATGCATGCATTGTGCGCGGATGACTGCAATTGGTCTTTCCTAGACATGTGATTCTCATATGATATGTCTCATATACACGCACAAAAGTATTATTTGACACTAGGTAGCCCCTTTTTCCTTTCAAACGGCTTCTTTCTTGACTTTATCAAAAGCACCAAGAATCATTTTATTAAGCTGCTCCCTCTATTTCTCAGTATTGATAAACATGAAAATTGGAATCACATCTCGGATCATTATTTACTTGAGTGCAATcaattaaatgtaaatttagactcatactaaaaagaaagaaatattaGAAGTCCCAATGGTGTGTTGTTGTGTCTGTTAACACATAATCTTTTTAAggtggactgcacatttatgttatatattatatgctcaacatgtggacaataatcttttttttttttttcgggtggtaccaaattgaaacatgtgctccatttcaactaagctaatagttggactgcacatttatgttaatatatattaacacaAATTATCAATATAATTTGTCTCCGTGACTTATGGTATTATCATTTCgctattacattttcatatcaGTTATTCGTTCTtaataattggatttaataattcGGGACACCCggattaattaaatccatcattggtgctcTCATTGAGAGCTCGACGTACAGGCTCGAGTGTGCTCCACAATCCAAATGGCGAGATTCAACTCTCCCTATTTCTACAATTCTTTCAACTACCCCAATGGGCTTTTCGAAGCAGATGAGTCACTATGTAGTTGTTGTACAATGTACACATATTCTTACTTCTTGAAATATATACAGATCTCCATCCCTGCAACCAAACCAAACCATAATTAAAATGCAACGAAGTGAGGGAATCAAGTCAATgacaatgccactctcgtggacattgcaTACCACCAAAATTCTAACCCCATTCTCATGGTGATTACATTAGGTGAGACATTAAATCAAACACCTTGGGTGCATCTTCCCTTccaactcccttttctcaagggcaagttagaaatgtgaaagGGTTGGCTATGGTGAATCCCAATTCTCATATGTGAAACACCAATTCCATGTAATTCTCGCATAATTTGATCATAATCAAACAAGAATCAAATAATTCCCTAATATTACAATCATATTCATTCTAAATGCAATGAAAAACCTAGACTAAGCAAGTTAATTCATGTAAGCATTTATACAAAGCAATTCAATTTAAATCCCTAAAGTATTTAACATTTCATAATGAAATTAGAAACTAAAACAATTGGAGTAATAGGCAATGAAGTtaaatgcaaaagaaatttaagaattgagagaagaagaaattgaaattcttactTGATTGAATTCATAATGTTtgaatatgaaattgtaaatgaAATTGATAAT from Ipomoea triloba cultivar NCNSP0323 chromosome 7, ASM357664v1 encodes:
- the LOC116024449 gene encoding putative F-box only protein 9, producing MENCKLPRDMVVDILSRLPVKSLMRFKCVSKFFYDLIKSDHHFMNKHYEISKAKTDCVLLEAYWDEAGWNAKQYYLLYKESEDNEIGCIYLDIPRTPTSRVVSVKCCKGMLCLISTKDFRLKPDEYLVYDILIWNPSIRKAEVLPSVTIPYRAPCDAGVYNHFGFGISNNMTWKVVILLDICSLDGSTIHQITMVYSKDHSDSWSLRQINPVISCRDISFNDFYLKGRHYWRAHERYYDDDEYFINDECLIWFDMNDEVFGTIELPSNLCTVSIMNETVALLVSNYKNFECIIDIWLMIENDDNTNWRYQASIDCAQFNIYNNLSHSTPIGIWNVDGELLAFVDCDWDGLEPDHVGVPYFVSLDLVTQERKVFSLSRERKSITMASNSTTGHFQVYNERNIDILEEWKHKIFGREGIYARVYYESLHSP